In Salvelinus fontinalis isolate EN_2023a unplaced genomic scaffold, ASM2944872v1 scaffold_0002, whole genome shotgun sequence, one DNA window encodes the following:
- the LOC129841902 gene encoding neuronal pentraxin-1-like has product MESISSTSNHTQRVLKMGHKCISKPSPLQTLILSTILLFISPTSAMPGPDYGGHPRFICIPVPADTDPACFPSGGPVMGPSGAGHHAPPVGPPNNNGWWGMTEEAKTTILHLRESLVQQKETILDMRETIRELTAKLTLCEGSGPGIGAHNDHHEPPSHHGGAVSHLPYADNGHHGNQQGHNGNNNHALDAAGHYPGNGGHRLDSGHNNRGKDKHATPEDMISSKSPEELGRMLQALKERMDNLQQSRNTSTTYSSSLKELLQRKISALEQQMHHTAAALSSSPNHHDDSDHHDDGHHEDHDNDGHHDDSHHDNHHDNDGHHDDSHHDDHPDDHHDDGQHDNEADSHGYLQRTGFRIPGPKAGLHSNNKLDSLLNNLHHTGTNSRKKTKTPDAFHIGFPMRTNYMYGKVKTTLLHEIFALTLCLWIKGGAGPGLGTPFSYSVPGQANELVLIEWGNNPMELLVDDKAVTLPLSISDGKWHHVCVTWSMRDGEWEAYQDGVKRGSGENLSAWHPIKPGGVFILGQEQDTLGGRFDATQAFMGDISDLQMWANVLTAHDIYSLASCNSHLSGDVITWSENVVELHGGVTKYPFDPCH; this is encoded by the exons ATGGAGTCTATTTCTTCAACCTCAAACCATACTCAAAGAGTGCTGAAAATGGGACACAAGTGCATCTCTAAACCCTCGCCGTTACAAACACTCAtcctctccaccatcctcctcttcatctcccctACCTCTGCCATGCCAGGGCCTGACTATGGAGGCCACCCGCGGTTCATCTGCATTCCCGTCCCTGCCGATACCGACCCTGCTTGCTTCCCCTCTGGGGGGCCAGTCATGGGGCCTAGCGGGGCAGGGCACCACGCGCCTCCTGTAGGGCCCCCGAACAATAATGGCTGGTGGGGAATGACAGAGGAGGCTAAAACCACTATTTTACACCTGAGAGAGAGCCTGGTGCAGCAGAAAGAGACCATCCTGGATATGAGAGAGACCATCAGGGAGCTGACCGCCAAGCTCACCCTGTGTGAGGGCTCTGGGCCGGGCATCGGGGCTCACAACGACCACCATGAACCTCCATCTCATCACGGAGGGGCTGTCAGCCATCTGCCTTACGCTGACAATGGTCACCATGGCAACCAGCAGGGTCACAATGGAAACAACAACCATGCCTTGGATGCAGCCGGACACTACCCTGGGAATGGTGGGCACCGGTTGGACAGTGGGCATAACAACAGGGGGAAGGATAAACACGCAACACCAGAGGATATGATATCATCAAAATCGCCGGAGGAACTGGGCAGGATGCTGCAGGCCCTTAAAGAGAGAATGGATAACCTGCAG CAGTCACGGAACACCTCCACCACCTACTCCAGCTCTCTGAAGGAGCTCCTCCAGAGGAAGATCAGTGCTCTGGAGCAGCAGATGCACCACACCGCTGCTGCCCTCAGCAGTAGCCCCAATCACCATGACGACAGCGATCACCACGATGACGGACACCATGAAGACCACGACAATGACGGGCATCACGATGACAGCCACCATGACAATCACCATGACAATGACGGGCATCATGACGACAGTCACCATGACGACCACCCCGATGATCACCATGATGATGGGCAACACGACAACGAGGCAGATAGCCATGGTTACCTGCAGAGAACGGGTTTTCGCATACCAGGGCCCAAGGCTGGCCTGCACTCCAACAACAAACTGGACTCTCTACTGAATAACCTGCACCATACAGGTACCAACAGCAGGAAGAAGACCAAGACCCCTGATGCCTTCCATATCGGCTTCCCCATGAGAACCAACTACATGTACGGGAAGGTGAAGACGACCCTCCTCCACGAGATCTTTGCCCTCACCCTGTGTCTGTGGATAAAGGGGGGTGCAGGCCCCGGGCTGGGGACCCCCTTCTCCTACTCTGTACCAGGACAGGCCAACGAACTGGTGCTGATCGAGTGGGGCAACAACCCCATGGAGCTGCTGGTGGATGACAAg GCAGTGACTCTGCCCCTTTCTATCAGCGATGGGAAGTGGCACCATGTGTGCGTGACGTGGTCGATGAGGGACGGTGAGTGGGAGGCGTACCAGGACGGGGTGAAGAGGGGCTCTGGGGAGAACCTGTCCGCATGGCATCCCATCAAACCTGGAGGGGTCTTCATCCTCGGACAGGAACAG gacacTCTGGGAGGTCGTTTCGACGCTACGCAGGCGTTTATGGGGGACATCTCTGACCTCCAGATGTGGGCTAATGTCCTCACGGCCCATGACATCTACAGCCTGGCCTCCTGCAACAGCCACCTCAGCGGGGACGTGATCACCTGGTCCGAGAACGTGGTGGAGCTCCATGGAGGGGTCACCAAGTACCCCTTTGACCCCTGTCACTAA